In Zygosaccharomyces rouxii strain CBS732 chromosome F complete sequence, a single window of DNA contains:
- the ESC2 gene encoding Esc2p (weakly similar to uniprot|Q06340 YDR363W Saccharomyces cerevisiae ESC2 Protein involved in mating-type locus silencing interacts with Sir2p) — protein sequence MVDSTYRSNSFSDDDDDDFFMGNIGDANDESPPIENVYVDAEPSNKDQQKLDKTSDNEEEDSDSSDEPIQNKRKSEAVSDAESDDNVIVLDSSESDEDNAKPSPRNRRTRITRNSSKTTGVVPSRSPTPPRRTKRSRTTPNIANNFLEPDENDEFFKQIAKDFNHTPLGTRETTPEQPRRIYNVRFLSKLDGSIDKAVQIKVLGKYDFASMLPSVLNGFIREYKIPNVMKKIYSQENVTLYWKTAKLLNFMTCNSLKIPQAFENEISDIDITVIPKEKENEFEQMINSRLLEDEQNPPDTAETGNLDARVEEFEKELKNVDNSTTNHETTELIDLEDEGDTDLMKIALVGEDNKKIFVNVRNTTILTKVAEYYRIKKKLPKDINIKLIFDHEELNLNESIGDQDMEDEDMIEVLTK from the coding sequence ATGGTAGATTCGACTTATCGATCGAATTCATTctctgatgatgatgacgatgactTCTTTATGGGAAATATAGGTGATGCTAATGATgaatcaccaccaatagAAAACGTTTATGTGGATGCTGAACCAAGTAATAAGGATCAACAGAAGTTAGACAAGACTAGCGAcaatgaggaagaagattcaGATTCTAGTGACGAACCAATACAGAATAAGCGCAAGTCCGAGGCGGTAAGTGATGCTGAGTCCGATGATAATGTTATAGTTTTAgattcttcagaatctgatgaagataatgcTAAACCTTCACCACGAAATAGAAGGACTCGTATTACTAGAAACTCTTCCAAGACTACAGGGGTAGTACCATCGAGGTCACCGACTCCACCGAGAAGAACTAAGAGATCAAGAACTACGCCTAATATTGCCAATAATTTTCTTGAAcctgatgaaaatgatgaattcTTCAAACAAATTGCCAAAGATTTTAACCACACGCCTCTGGGCACTAGAGAGACCACACCAGAACAACCGAGAAGGATTTACAACGTTAGATTTCTCTCAAAATTGGATGGTTCCATCGATAAAGCTGTACAAATCAAAGTTTTAGGGAAATACGATTTTGCAAGTATGCTTCCATCCGTATTAAATGGATTCATTAGAGAATACAAAATCCCCAatgtgatgaagaaaatctaTTCACAGGAAAATGTAACATTATACTGGAAGACAGCCAAATTACTAAATTTCATGACctgtaattctttaaagatCCCACAAGCCTTTGAGAATGAAATATCCGATATCGATATTACTGTAATTCCCaaggaaaaagagaatGAGTTCGAGCAGATGATCAATTCAAGATTgttagaagatgaacagAACCCTCCTGATACGGCAGAAACTGGTAATTTAGATGCAAGAgtggaagaattcgaaaaaGAACTCAAAAATGTCGATAACTCCACCACAAATCATGAAACAACAGAGCTCATAGAccttgaagatgaaggtgatacagatttgatgaagattgCCCTCGTGGGCGAGGATAACAAGAAAATCTTTGTCAATGTAAGGAACACCACTATTTTGACTAAAGTGGCGGAATATTATagaatcaagaagaaattaccCAAAGATATCAATATAAAACTAATTTTCGATCATGAAGAACTAAACCTTAATGAAAGTATCGGTGATCAGGACatggaagatgaggatATGATCGAAGTTTTGACAAAATAA
- a CDS encoding putative cystathionine beta-lyase (highly similar to uniprot|P38716 Saccharomyces cerevisiae YHR112C Hypothetical ORF), with protein MVDLETLLLHGDDEHNRVTDVAPPINVASTFRYDNDNLIPWRDQPNLDFLDENPVYSREGHPNGVRLEALFSRFLGGHAICYSCGLGGFLGVMVHFNPKRVFMDQCYHGVQGIVGILKRNYGVERYGLADIEKHAQKGDIVHVETPINPFGTSLDISELARRAHSKGALLMVDSTFAPPPLQNAWDFGADMIMHSATKYFAGHSDLLSGVLVVKDKEVASKLKEDRIYLGSNIANLESYLLLRSLRTYDLRIRRQAENATKVVKYLNDHKDKYPALVELYHSSLQTEEFVKKQLSGGYTPVFSLTFKTEEQCKKFCSSLKLFQHATSLGGVESLVEWRAMCDSDIDQCLVRVSIGCESADDLINDLSTVLSQL; from the coding sequence ATGGTTGATCTAGAAACTCTCTTGCTACATGGTGATGACGAACACAACAGAGTAACGGATGTCGCACCACCAATTAACGTGGCATCTACATTTCGTTACGACAATGATAACTTGATTCCCTGGAGGGATCAACCCAATCTCGACtttttggatgaaaatCCAGTGTACTCGAGAGAAGGTCACCCTAACGGTGTTAGATTGGAGGCTTTGTTCTCTCGTTTCCTTGGTGGACATGCAATCTGCTATTCCTGTGGTCTAGGTGGATTTCTAGGGGTTATGGTCCATTTCAATCCAAAGAGAGTATTTATGGATCAATGTTACCATGGTGTCCAGGGGATTGTGGGTATTTTGAAGCGTAACTATGGTGTGGAGAGATATGGCCTTGCTGATATCGAGAAGCATGCCCAAAAAGGTGACATCGTTCATGTGGAGACCCCAATAAATCCATTTGGTACATCTCTGGATATAAGTGAATTAGCTCGTCGTGCTCATTCCAAGGGTGCTTTACTGATGGTGGATTCAACTTTTGCACCACCTCCATTGCAAAATGCTTGGGATTTTGGTGCTGATATGATTATGCATTCTGCCACTAAATATTTTGCTGGTCATTCTGATTTGTTGAGCGGTGTTTTGGTGGTCAAGGATAAGGAAGTAGCTAGCAAATTAAAAGAAGATAGAATTTATTTGGGTTCCAACATCGCTAATTTGGAGAGTTACCTGCTTTTAAGATCATTGAGAACTTACGACTTGAGAATTAGAAGACAAGCTGAGAATGCTACTAAAGTTGTGAAATACTTGAACGATCACAAAGATAAGTATCCTGCGCTTGTTGAATTATACCATTCCTCTTTGCAAACCGAAGAATTTGTCAAGAAACAGTTGAGCGGTGGCTACACTCCCGTATTTTCTTTAACCTTTAAAACTGAAGAGCAATGTAAGAAATTCTGCAGTTCCCTGAAACTTTTCCAACACGCAACTTCCCTTGGTGGTGTAGAATCTCTCGTTGAATGGAGAGCTATGTGTGATTCAGATATCGATCAATGTCTTGTTAGAGTCTCTATAGGTTGTGAATCCGCAGATGATTTGATCAACGACTTGTCCACCGTTCTGTCCCAACTATAA
- the ERP5 gene encoding Erp5p (similar to uniprot|P38819 Saccharomyces cerevisiae YHR110W) gives MFLQFIVQFLVVLVSLPLSRGLHFYLKSGQVKCFYENLSLGNLMIGDIDGYVEREDTFVEDPDLRLTVSVDESFDSNHRVMNQKNAHTGDFTFTALDTGEHRICIMPSYPQEDARLRIFMELDITNMRLLDTRRKDDERTAKQRVLQMVRRLEVIRLEQKDIRKKEALFRNQSESANSKILRWSCLQVLGLVIMCVLQLRYLKNFFVKQKVI, from the coding sequence ATGTTTCTCCAGTTCATTGTGCAATTTCTGGTAGTGCTGGTTTCACTACCATTGTCAAGGGGGCtgcatttttatttgaaatctggACAAGTTAAATGTTTTTACGAGAACTTGTCCCTGGGTAATCTAATGATTGGCGATATTGATGGATATGTAGAAAGAGAGGACACGTTTGTGGAAGATCCAGACTTGAGGTTGACTGTGTCTGTAGACGAATCTTTTGACAGTAACCACAGGGTGATGAATCAGAAGAATGCGCATACGGGTGATTTCACATTTACCGCCCTAGATACAGGTGAACACAGAATCTGTATTATGCCGTCTTATCCCCAAGAAGATGCAAGATTGAGAATATTCATGGAATTGGATATTACCAATATGCGGTTGTTGGATACTAGAAGGAAAGACGATGAGAGAACGGCGAAACAGAGGGTTTTACAAATGGTACGCAGATTGGAAGTAATTCGTCTTGAACAAAAAGACATAAGGAAAAAGGAAGCCCTGTTCAGAAATCAGAGTGAGTCTGcgaattcaaaaattctacGGTGGTCCTGCTTACAGGTTCTTGGATTAGTGATAATGTGTGTTCTACAACTACGctatttgaagaatttctttgtGAAACAAAAAGTGATATGA
- the UBA4 gene encoding Uba4p (similar to uniprot|P38820 YHR111W Saccharomyces cerevisiae UBA4 Protein that activates Urm1p before its conjugation to proteins (urmylation)), whose translation MTVEVPESILRELESLKLENAKLKAELAGEKEFNKYPMSLEEYKRYGRQMIVEDTGGVEGQLKLRNSKVLVVGAGGLGCPALPYLAGAGIGHIGIVDNDVVDTSNLHRQVLHNSNKVGMLKCESAKQVLNELNPHVSVETYPIRLDGANAFPIFAKYDYILDCTDTPLTRYLISDVAVNLQKTVVSASGLGTEGQLTILNFKNKGPCYRCFYPVPPSPTSVSSCQEGGVIGPCIGLVGVMMAIEVMKLIMEVYTEESFKPFLTSYSGFPTQSLRTFKMRGRQKTCACCGENPTITRNAIESGEVDYTLFCGSRKYNVCDSMERMSVTDFENDYHDRQDFVFLDVRPSHHYSISHFPSTHNIPLKKLRDMGGSISELQEHVPNIDKESEVVVVCRYGNDSQLATRLLKDQFGIPKVKDIRGGFFKYIDDVDPSIPKY comes from the coding sequence atGACTGTGGAAGTTCCTGAAAGTATTCTTAGAGAGCTTGAGTCACTGAAGCTCGAAAATGCTAAGCTTAAGGCTGAGTTAGCTGGGGAGAAGGAGTTTAACAAGTATCCGATGTCTCTGGAGGAATATAAACGTTATGGGAGGCAGATGATTGTTGAGGATACAGGCGGTGTAGAAGGTCAACTGAAGTTACGTAATTCTAAAGTCTTAGTTGTAGGAGCAGGTGGACTAGGATGCCCTGCGCTACCTTATCTGGCCGGCGCAGGTATTGGACACATTGGTATTGTTGACAATGATGTCGTTGATACTTCTAATTTACACAGACAGGTCCTTCATAATTCCAATAAGGTTGGTATGTTAAAATGTGAATCTGCCAAACAAGTGTTGAACGAGTTAAATCCTCACGTGAGTGTCGAAACCTATCCGATTAGATTAGATGGAGCAAATGCATTTCCAATATTCGCAAAATATGATTACATTCTAGACTGTACTGATACACCATTGACGAGGTATTTGATTTCAGATGTGGCAGTCAACCTGCAGAAAACTGTGGTTTCCGCCTCTGGGTTGGGTACAGAAGGCCAATTGACGATCTTGAATTTTAAAAACAAAGGTCCCTGTTACAGATGCTTTTATCCTGTTCCTCCATCGCCAACTTCGGTCTCATCTTGTCAGGAGGGTGGTGTCATTGGCCCTTGCATAGGTTTAGTGGGTGTTATGATGGCTATTGaggtgatgaaattaataATGGAGGTATACACGGAAGAGAGTTTCAAACCGTTTTTGACTAGTTATTCTGGGTTCCCAACGCAATCTTTGCGTACTTTCAAAATGAGAGGTAGACAAAAAACATGTGCCTGTTGTGGCGAGAATCCTACTATTACGAGGAATGCTATTGAATCTGGTGAAGTGGATTACACTTTATTTTGTGGTTCAAGAAAATATAATGTTTGTGATTCGATGGAAAGGATGAGTGTGActgattttgaaaatgattATCACGACCGTCAAGATTTCGTCTTCCTCGATGTAAGGCCTTCCCATCACTATAGCATTTCACATTTCCCCAGCACACATAACATTCccttgaagaaattaagaGATATGGGCGGCTCGATTTCAGAGTTACAAGAACATGTTCCGAATATTGACAAGGAAAGTGAAGTAGTCGTTGTGTGTCGATATGGTAATGATTCGCAGTTGGCTACAAGATTATTAAAGGATCAATTTGGAATACCTAAAGTTAAAGATATCCGGGGTGGTTTCTTTAAATACATAGATGATGTGGATCCATCTATTCCAAAATACTAG
- the TFC6 gene encoding transcription factor TFIIIC subunit TFC6 (similar to uniprot|Q06339 YDR362C Saccharomyces cerevisiae TFC6 one of six subunits of RNA polymerase III transcription initiation factor complex (TFIIIC)) → MTAMKRGRGRPRKNESKANETPKVSSKSSENDDNNNGNNDNIGIIKSAVVEATRRRPRRTAARKVTPDPEAELGVQLDKEDEDEEFVPEVDVDEETQKPDKRRKTRSPKTSIEINSSKVQQRGSNLERKGKIIRALKDLSSARDKIERIYGLNEHKLLRLAKVKEGFEPYLFCFPSEMIQRDSPYYVDCKPPCSIDNVYDKVIPSTSSLKFHDIDVKELDQIFTKNKKEHKIIINESETALQSEQSMEFPVLPYGKRHGFVYNSGGFITDMAWLSQDESDDQYLAVALSQYFERPSDSHLRMFESESHTSCIEIFRLNTNTLKFTKLQTLAHSFGEIWNLKWHEGCEKNGVLGVLAFVCQNGSFKLTEVTVPNDDSHVVRFFDEASLSVSMPNTNITCYDFLSPTSIICGFKNGFVAEFDLTDPEFPSYYHKMHDSYVISICVASSETERTTVGTLSVDGYFYIFDAKEIFTSKLEVTRFRGTNIIPIAYLPQLYAFVHSDGTNSLKTVVPRAAFGMHTIALQETTIVSVGTSRLHPLVLNGSSDGNIAIDNVSRRVLTGIKNSSVAHCSLRLWKWEYSKREDKYRLNHNYEIYKPSINEISGVKIDAHGVNISCIKWNETSAAGQFYAFANSAGLLTIEKLGND, encoded by the coding sequence ATGACGGCTATGAAAcgaggaagaggaagacCTAGGAAGAACGAATCTAAAGCGAATGAAACGCCGAAAGTAAGTTCAAAATCAAGTGAAAACGAtgacaataataatggtaacaATGACAACATTGGAATTATCAAGTCTGCTGTGGTAGAGGCAACTAGAAGAAGACCAAGAAGGACTGCCGCTAGAAAAGTGACACCAGATCCAGAGGCTGAACTTGGTGTTCAACttgataaagaagatgaagatgaagaattcgTGCCAGAAGTAGATGTCGATGAGGAAACGCAGAAACCAGATAAGAGAAGGAAAACCAGATCTCCTAAAACATCAATTGAgatcaattcatctaaaGTTCAGCAGAGAGGATCCAACTTAGAACGTAAAGGTAAAATCATTAGAGCATTAAAAGATTTATCGTCAGCAAGAGATAAAATTGAACGAATTTACGGTTTAAATGAGCATAAATTATTAAGATTGGCCAAAGTGAAAGAAGGCTTTGAACCGTATTTGTTTTGTTTCCCCTCAGAAATGATTCAACGGGATTCACCGTATTACGTCGATTGCAAACCACCTTGTTCGATAGACAACGTTTATGATAAGGTCATACCATCAACTTCCAGCTTAAAATTCCACGACATAGATgtaaaggaattggatcaaatatttactaagaataaaaaggagcataaaattattatcaatgaGTCCGAGACCGCGCTGCAATCTGAACAGTCGATGGAATTCCCCGTTCTACCATATGGGAAAAGACACGGATTTGTGTATAACAGTGGTGGATTCATTACTGATATGGCGTGGTTATCTCAAGACGAATCTGACGATCAATATTTGGCGGTAGCACTCTCACAGTATTTTGAAAGGCCATCGGACAGCCATTTAAGAATGTTTGAATCCGAATCTCATACCTCttgcattgaaatattCAGACTGAATACAaatactttgaaatttaccaaattgcAAACTCTTGCCCATTCATTCGGTGAGATTTGGAATTTAAAATGGCATGAAGGATGCGAGAAAAATGGTGTGCTCGGGGTACTGGCGTTCGTTTGTCAGAATGGTTCATTTAAACTAACAGAGGTGACAGTTCCTAATGACGACTCACACGTAGTACGATTTTTTGATGAAGCTTCGTTATCGGTTTCCATGCCAAACACCAACATTACGTGCTACGATTTTTTATCACCGACCTCAATAATATGTGGatttaaaaatggatttgttGCGGAATTCGATTTGACAGATCCTGAATTTCCTTCCTATTATCACAAAATGCATGATTCTTACGTTATTTCCATCTGTGTGGCTTCTTCAGAAACGGAAAGAACAACAGTAGGGACCCTATCAGTGGATGGTTATTTTTATATCTTTGATGCCAAGGAAATTTTCACTTCGAAACTGGAAGTAACCAGATTCCGTGGAACTAATATCATTCCAATTGCTTATCTACCTCAACTTTATGCATTCGTACACTCAGATGGTACCAACTCTTTGAAGACAGTTGTACCGCGAGCCGCGTTCGGTATGCACACAATTGCATTACAAGAAACTACCATAGTGTCCGTAGGGACTTCTAGATTACACCCGTTAGTCTTGAATGGTAGTTCTGATGGAAATATAGCTATTGACAATGTATCCAGAAGGGTATTAACAGGTATTAAGAATAGTTCAGTTGCTCACTGTTCACTGAGATTGTGGAAATGGGAGTACAGCAAACGAGAAGACAAATATCGATTAAACCATAACTATGAAATCTACAAACCAAGCATAAACGAAATAAGCGGAGTTAAAATTGACGCACATGGTGTCAACATATCATGCATTAAGTGGAATGAAACCAGTGCTGCTGGACAATTTTATGCCTTTGCCAACAGTGCCGGACTGCTGACAATAGAAAAATTAGGAAATGACTAA
- the APE4 gene encoding aspartyl aminopeptidase (highly similar to uniprot|P38821 YHR113W Saccharomyces cerevisiae Hypothetical ORF), whose translation MFRVTLRKLSTMSSIATSSKTNYPKEFIKFLNESHTPYHVVHNMKLHLDQHGFQELSEREAWNGKVQRKGRYYVTRNNSSIVAFAVGGKWQPGNAIAITGAHTDSPVLRIKPVSKRKTENYEQVGVECYGGGIWHSWFDSDLSIAGRVFVNDRESGKIVSKLVDLNKPLLKIPTLAIHLDREVNSKFEFNKESQLLPIAGLVNGESKGDEDVKEDSFSSLKAVVERHHRSILELVAQQLNLSSVSDIEDFELILYDYAAATLGGFHDEFVFSGRLDNLTSCFTSLHALTLAADTNIDEETGIRLMSCFDHEEIGSSSAQGADSNFLPNVLERLASLKGDPSSDVNDPLSKSYILETFAKSFFMSSDVAHAVHPNYVNKYESQHKPIIGGGPVIKINANQRYMTNSPGMVLVKKLADKAQVPLQLFVVSNCSSCGSTIGPILASKTGVRTLDLGNPILSMHSIRETGGSEDLGLQIKLFKEFFEQYSSLESNIIV comes from the coding sequence ATGTTTAGAGTTACTCTAAGGAAACTTTCTACAATGTCCAGTATTGCAACGTCTTCTAAAACTAACTACccaaaagaattcattAAATTCCTCAATGAATCTCATACACCTTACCATGTAGTTCACAACATGAAATTACATCTAGATCAGCATGGTTTTCAAGAGTTGAGTGAACGTGAAGCTTGGAATGGTAAAGTACAACGTAAGGGCAGATACTACGTGACTAggaacaattcttcaattgtaGCATTTGCTGTTGGTGGAAAATGGCAACCAGGAAATGCAATTGCCATTACTGGTGCTCATACTGATTCTCCCGTGCTTAGAATCAAACCAGTATCCAAGAGAAAAACTGAGAATTACGAACAAGTTGGTGTGGAATGttatggtggtggtatttGGCATTCTTGGTTTGATTCTGATCTGTCCATTGCAGGTAGAGTTTTTGTGAATGATAGAGAATCTGGTAAAATTGTCTCCAAGTTAGTAGATTTGAATAAGCCATTGCTTAAAATCCCTACGCTGGCCATTCATTTGGATAGAGAAGTTAATTCAAAGTTTGAATTTAACAAGGAATCGCAACTATTACCAATTGCTGGGTTGGTTAACGGAGAGTCCAAGGGAGACGAGGATGTCAAGGAAGATTCgttttcatctttgaaagcAGTTGTGGAAAGGCATCATCGTAGCATTTTAGAATTGGTTGCTCAACAGTTGAATCTTTCGTCCGTTAGCGATATCgaagattttgaattgATCCTTTATGACTACGCAGCAGCCACGCTTGGTGGTTTCCATGATgaatttgttttttcaGGTAGATTGGACAACTTGACTTCATGCTTCACGTCTTTACATGCATTGACTTTAGCTGCTGATACCaatattgatgaagaaactggTATTAGACTCATGTCATGCTTTGATCATGAAGAGATTGGATCCTCTTCAGCCCAAGGTGCTGATTCCAACTTCTTACCTAATGTACTTGAAAGGTTGGCATCATTGAAAGGTGATCCTTCTTCTGATGTGAATGATCCATTGTCTAAGTCCTACATTTTAGAAACTTTTGCcaaatctttcttcatgTCCTCGGATGTTGCCCATGCAGTACATCCAAATTATGTGAACAAATATGAATCTCAACATAAACCAATTATCGGCGGCGGTCCCGTTATAAAGATCAATGCCAATCAACGTTACATGACTAATTCACCGGGAATGGTTCTcgttaaaaaattggcagaCAAAGCTCAAGTTCCATTACAATTATTTGTTGTGAGTAATTGTTCCTCTTGTGGATCCACTATTGGTCCAATTTTGGCATCGAAGACAGGTGTTAGGACGTTGGATTTAGGTAATCCGATTTTAAGCATGCATTCCATCAGGGAGACTGGTGGCTCTGAAGATTTAGGACTACAGATTAAATTATTTAAAGAGTTTTTCGAACAGTATAGTTCTTTGGAATCAAACATTATAGTTTGA